A stretch of the Takifugu flavidus isolate HTHZ2018 chromosome 1, ASM371156v2, whole genome shotgun sequence genome encodes the following:
- the zdhhc6 gene encoding palmitoyltransferase ZDHHC6 isoform X2 translates to MNIFSMVVTFENLHEVRRLCHWGPIIALSVISICSTMAIVDSIIWYWPLDTTGGSINFIMLINWTVLILYNYFNAMFVGPGYIPLDWKPGNQHHTQYLQYCKVCHGYKAPRSHHCRKCNRCVMKMDHHCPWINNCCGHLNHAYFTSFLLLAPLGCSHAAIIFIMTMYTQLYDRISFGWSTVKINMSAVRQFQPLIPFSVPAFAATLFALGLALGTTIAVGMLFFIQMKVIIRNKTSIESWIEEKAKDRIQHYQTGEEFIFPYDLGSCWLNFKQVFTWTGTPKGDGLEWPVHPKCHQHTLTIEQLKQKADKRVRSVQYQAVEDYNGACCPLSKGLQTFFRTPCTEEPRIPLSKGETILATRGTKWWMYGDKMLSEQQVAVGERVRGWFPRRCVEKCHYDSAASENTSEKKVN, encoded by the exons atgaacaTTTTTTCCATGGTCGTGACATTTGAAAACCTCCATGAGGTTCGGAGACTGTGCCACTGGGGTCCTATCATAGCATTGTCTGTCATCTCCATATGCTCCACCATGGCAATAGTTGACTCCATTATCTGGTATTGGCCACTAGACACAACAGGAGGCAGCATTAATTTCATCATGCTCATCAACTGGACTGTCCTTATCCTTTACAACTACTTCAATGCCATGTTTGTAGGACCTGGATACATTCCTCTAGACTGGAAACCG GGAAATCAACACCACACCCAGTACCTACAGTACTGCAAAGTGTGCCATGGATACAAAGCCCCCAGGTCCCACCATTGTCGTAAATGTAACAG GTGTGTCATGAAGATGGACCATCACTGCCCCTGGATCAACAACTGTTGCGGACATCTTAACCACGCCTACTTCACAagtttcctgctgctggctcCTCTAGGCTGCTCTCATGCtgccatcatcttcatcatgacgATGTACACGCAGCTTTACGATAGG ATATCATTTGGTTGGAGCACTGTAAAGATCAACATGAGTGCCGTTCGTCAATTTCAGCCCCTCATACCCTTCAGCGTGCCTGCCTTTGCTGCTACACTCTTTGCCTTAGGTTTGGCATTGGGCACCACTATTGCTGTTGGCATGCTTTTCTTCATACAG ATGAAGGTCATCATTCGTAACAAGACCTCAATCGAGTCCTGGATTGAGGAAAAG GCCAAAGACCGAATACAGCACTACCAAACAGGGGAGGAATTCATCTTCCCGTATGATCTTGGCAGCTGTTGGCTTAATTTCAAGCAAGTTTTTACTTGGACGGGGACGCCCAAGGGTGACGGCCTTGAGTGGCCAGTCCATCCAAAGTGTCACCAGCACACCTTAACT ATTGAACAACTGAAGCAGAAAGCTGATAAACGAGTGAGGAGT GTCCAGTACCAGGCAGTGGAGGACTATAACGGAGCTTGCTGTCCTCTGAGCAAAGGTCTCCAAACATTTTTTCGAACCCCCTGCACTGAGGAGCCCCGCATTCCCCTCAGTAAGGGCGAGACTATTCTGGCCACTCGCGGCACCAA ATGGTGGATGTATGGAGACAAAATGTTGAGCGAGCAGCAGGTGGCAG TGGGAGAACGTGTAAGGGGGTGGTTTCCTAGGAGATGTGTGGAGAAGTGCCATTATGACTCAGCTGCCAGTGAAAACACCAGCGAAAAGAAAGtaaattaa
- the zdhhc6 gene encoding palmitoyltransferase ZDHHC6 isoform X1 — translation MNIFSMVVTFENLHEVRRLCHWGPIIALSVISICSTMAIVDSIIWYWPLDTTGGSINFIMLINWTVLILYNYFNAMFVGPGYIPLDWKPGNQHHTQYLQYCKVCHGYKAPRSHHCRKCNRCVMKMDHHCPWINNCCGHLNHAYFTSFLLLAPLGCSHAAIIFIMTMYTQLYDRISFGWSTVKINMSAVRQFQPLIPFSVPAFAATLFALGLALGTTIAVGMLFFIQMKVIIRNKTSIESWIEEKAKDRIQHYQTGEEFIFPYDLGSCWLNFKQVFTWTGTPKGDGLEWPVHPKCHQHTLTIEQLKQKADKRVRSQVQYQAVEDYNGACCPLSKGLQTFFRTPCTEEPRIPLSKGETILATRGTKWWMYGDKMLSEQQVAVGERVRGWFPRRCVEKCHYDSAASENTSEKKVN, via the exons atgaacaTTTTTTCCATGGTCGTGACATTTGAAAACCTCCATGAGGTTCGGAGACTGTGCCACTGGGGTCCTATCATAGCATTGTCTGTCATCTCCATATGCTCCACCATGGCAATAGTTGACTCCATTATCTGGTATTGGCCACTAGACACAACAGGAGGCAGCATTAATTTCATCATGCTCATCAACTGGACTGTCCTTATCCTTTACAACTACTTCAATGCCATGTTTGTAGGACCTGGATACATTCCTCTAGACTGGAAACCG GGAAATCAACACCACACCCAGTACCTACAGTACTGCAAAGTGTGCCATGGATACAAAGCCCCCAGGTCCCACCATTGTCGTAAATGTAACAG GTGTGTCATGAAGATGGACCATCACTGCCCCTGGATCAACAACTGTTGCGGACATCTTAACCACGCCTACTTCACAagtttcctgctgctggctcCTCTAGGCTGCTCTCATGCtgccatcatcttcatcatgacgATGTACACGCAGCTTTACGATAGG ATATCATTTGGTTGGAGCACTGTAAAGATCAACATGAGTGCCGTTCGTCAATTTCAGCCCCTCATACCCTTCAGCGTGCCTGCCTTTGCTGCTACACTCTTTGCCTTAGGTTTGGCATTGGGCACCACTATTGCTGTTGGCATGCTTTTCTTCATACAG ATGAAGGTCATCATTCGTAACAAGACCTCAATCGAGTCCTGGATTGAGGAAAAG GCCAAAGACCGAATACAGCACTACCAAACAGGGGAGGAATTCATCTTCCCGTATGATCTTGGCAGCTGTTGGCTTAATTTCAAGCAAGTTTTTACTTGGACGGGGACGCCCAAGGGTGACGGCCTTGAGTGGCCAGTCCATCCAAAGTGTCACCAGCACACCTTAACT ATTGAACAACTGAAGCAGAAAGCTGATAAACGAGTGAGGAGT CAGGTCCAGTACCAGGCAGTGGAGGACTATAACGGAGCTTGCTGTCCTCTGAGCAAAGGTCTCCAAACATTTTTTCGAACCCCCTGCACTGAGGAGCCCCGCATTCCCCTCAGTAAGGGCGAGACTATTCTGGCCACTCGCGGCACCAA ATGGTGGATGTATGGAGACAAAATGTTGAGCGAGCAGCAGGTGGCAG TGGGAGAACGTGTAAGGGGGTGGTTTCCTAGGAGATGTGTGGAGAAGTGCCATTATGACTCAGCTGCCAGTGAAAACACCAGCGAAAAGAAAGtaaattaa
- the coasy gene encoding bifunctional coenzyme A synthase, whose protein sequence is MSMFSTGILVLTSPLHTLQLRIAPVLSSAAQLVERTLYVHLHPGLNLGSSTQPRPVFIPPVVDLSSFISRVYSNAADICGHLDVRVLLTNVCATNGAQTIANCPFPTPQCLSHSPEVVLTDFPLHDPGQSHQVTQCLQRYTGHCYVCSPSLSSVLLHPQLVKFLDKEEALETAERKAEFLHTYNDVVVGGTFDRLHGAHKTLLNISCLLANRRFLIGVCDQAMLKKKMLKELIEPYALRVEKLQEFLRDVKPSIQVEIVPLEDPYGISVVDPLLQCIVVSEETRKGGEAVNKKRIENGLSALVLHEIQLLKDSHHSETEEEKISSSSLRSRLLGTLLTPPTDTAHLPPLPYVIGLTGGSGSGKSSIARHLEALGAVRIDCDKLGHEVYRPGTAAYHRVLEEFGPDLMNEDKTINRRALGRKVFGNKERLKALTDIVWPEIALLVKDKIRQAREDGKQVCVVDAAVLLEAGWTDMVHEVWVTIIPDEEAVTRITERDGVSSEDALRRLQSQWSNAKQVERANVVLSTLWEPQVTQKQVLKAWNLLQKRIQQRGR, encoded by the exons ATGTCCATGTTCAGCACGGGAATCCTAGTGTTGACATCTCCTCTCCATACCCTCCAATTGCGCATTGCTCCAGTGCTCAGTTCAGCTGCACAACTTGTGGAGCGCACGCTCTACGTTCACCTGCACCCGGGGCTGAACCTGGGTAGCAGCACTCAGCCTCGGCCAGTTTTCATACCACCGGTTGTGGACCtgtcttcatttatttccaGGGTTTACAGTAATGCAGCTGACATATGTGGCCACCTTGACGTCCGTGTGTTGCTGACCAATGTTTGTGCCACTAACGGGGCTCAGACCATCGCAAACTGCCCCTTCCCCACACCGCAGTGTCTGTCGCACTCCCCAGAGGTGGTGCTCACAGACTTTCCTCTGCATGACCCGGGACAGTCCCATCAGGTTACTCAGTGCCTGCAAAGGTACACGGGCCACTGCTATGTCTGCAGCCCCAGCCTGTCGTCAGTTCTGCTTCACCCACAGCTGGTAAAATTTCTGGACAAAGAGGAAGCGCTTGAAACCGCGGAAAGAAAGGCGGAATTTTTACACACATACAatgatgtggtggtgggggggacatTTGACAGGCTTCACGGGGCTCACAAGACCCTGCTCAACATCTCATGCTTGCTAGCCAATAGAAGGTTCCTGATTGGCGTGTGCGACCAAGCAATGTTGAAAA AAAAAAtgctgaaggagctgattgAGCCCTACGCTCTGCGAGTGGAGAAGCTTCAGGAGTTTTTGCGCGACGTCAAACCTTCGATACAGGTGGAGATCGTTCCCCTCGAAGACCCCTATGGGATATCTGTAGTTGACCCGTTGCTACAGTGTATTGTGGTTAGCGAGGAGACAAGAAAAGGAGGCGAGGCTGTAAACAAGAAAAGGATTGAGAAT GGGCTTTCTGCGCTTGTCCTTCACGAGATCCAGCTGCTTAAAGATTCTCACCACAgtgaaacagaggaggagaagatcagctcctccagcctccgCTCTCGACTGCTGGGCACTCTTCTTACGCCGCCTACA GACACGGCtcatctcccccctcttccttaCGTTATTGGCCTGACAGGAGGTAGCGGCAGTGGGAAGAGCTCCATCGCCAGACACTTGGAGGCACTGGGCGCAGTTCGGATCGACTGCGACAAGCTGGGACACGAGGTGTACCGGCCTGGCACAGCGGCCTATCACAGAGTGCTGGAGGAATTTGGGCCAG ATCTCATGAATGAAGATAAAACCATCAACAGACGTGCGTTAGGAAGAAAAGTTTTTGGAAACAAG GAACGCTTAAAAGCTCTAACTGACATCGTATGGCCTGAGATTGCACTTCTGGTAAAGGATAAAATCAGACAGGCAAGAGAAGATG gtaaacaggtgtgtgtggtggatgcaGCGGTGCTTCTGGAGGCTGGATGGACAGATATGGTCCATGAAGTCTGGGTTACCATTATACCTGATGAGGAG GCAGTAACTAGGATAACAGAGCGAGACGGTGTGAGCTCAGAAGATGCCCTGCGCCGGCTGCAGAGCCAGTGGTCCAACGCCAAACAAGTAGAGCGTGCAAATGTGGTCCTCAGCACACTGTGGGAGCCACAGGTCACTCAAAAACAG gtaTTGAAAGCTTGGAATCTTCTTCAAAAGCGAATCCAGCAGAGAGGACGGTAG
- the LOC130521763 gene encoding myosin light chain kinase, smooth muscle-like: MDKEGQKSKTFVSTFRLVLKPKASTLLVVKQKNDGLDTKNRTLTGSSNVEVSSSTGKSAPSHNPLRRNGVASQSQCSTGDAGTHTCRSDSAAERRPTSADVHIIATREIPATNKQLHQGLKSAEVKAWATRASREKSQQDENYDITERRRQAKASAKKEPPVQFLNPPEQVEVRVGERARLHCEFRSSSVPVACCWIYNRDKVVETAQRVSVRSSETQSSVEISGAGPADGGSYTIVVRNKEGTANHTVSLTVIDRPDPPASQPVVSQLTSVSLVLSWTGPSYDGGKAVQGYIVEVRPEGLGKTPGWTELATRCKSTSYHVRSGLDPLGRYRFRVRAYNSAGISEPSQESECVKMATTRVSRQHQQLASYDTITINSKHRVTDHYNVHEKLGVGKFGEVFRLSHKETGQVCAGKFYRARTAKDRAAARKEIELMNCLHHPKLVQCLAAYDARAETVMVLEYIAGGELFERLVDDNFEHTELTSARYMRQILQGMEYVHKQNIVHLDLKPENIVCVDTTGTQIKIIDFGLASKLEDNKPLMVMHGTPEFVAPEVISYEPVGLETDMWSIGVICFILLSGESPFQGNSDTETLALVTEASYEFDEESFEDISEQAKDFIRSLLKKDRRCRLSCTEALVHPWMISFTPLTRCSTKSLNKDKMRRFLAKRKWKKTGKAVLALQRMANLSNRPESPGSSSEEPGWSQEAEEAIESLDKQLRSEPRFRQALRDTIHPTGATARLTCIVNGYPQPTVQWLQNGNPVTESSRTTMEEEEDGLCALVLADLNPSDSGIYTCKASNKQGEATCSAKLKVEM; encoded by the exons ATGGACAAGGAGGGACAGAAATCAAAGACCTTTGTATCTACTTTCCGGTTGGTCCTAAAGCCAAAAGCCAGCACGTTGTTAGTTGTGAAGCAAAAAAATGATGGACTGGATACAAAAAACAGGACTTTAACAGGGAGCAGCAACGTGGAAGTCTCATCTTCAACAG GCAAGAGCGCGCCATCCCATAATCCTCTACGTAGAAATGGTGTTGCCAGTCAGTCTCAGTGTTCTACTGGAGATGCCGGCACTCACACCTGCAGATCTGACAGCGCTGCTGAGAGGCGGCCAACCAGCGCTGATGTACACATCATAG CAACAAGGGAAATTCCTGCAACAAACAAGCAGCTGCACCAGGGGCTGAAGTCAGCTGAAGTCAAAGCTTGGGCCACAAGAGCTTCAAGAGAAAAAAGCCAACAGGATGAAAACTATG ATATCACAGAGCGGCGACGTCAAGCAAAAGCCTCTGCCAAAAAAG AGCCACCAGTACAGTTTCTAAACCCACCAGAGCAGGTGGAGGTTCGGGTGGGAGAGCGGGCCCGACTACACTGTGAGTTCAGGAGTAGCTCTGTCCCGGTGGCCTGCTGCTGGATTTACAACCGGGACAAG GTGGTGGAAACAGCCCAGCGGGTATCGGTCAGAAGCAGTGAGACTCAAAGCAGTGTGGAGATCTCTGGGGCCGGTCCAGCTGACGGGGGCTCCTATACCATCGTAGTACGGAACAAGGAGGGCACAGCCAATCACACGGTGTCGCTGACTGTCATAG ACCGACCTGACCCACCAGCATCGCAACCAGTCGTTTCCCAGCTGACAAGCGTGTCCTTGGTCCTGTCCTGGACGGGTCCCAGCTACGACGGAGGCAAAGCCGTGCAGGGCTACATTGTGGAGGTCAGACCAGAGGGCTTGGGTAAGACCCCGGGTTGGACTGAACTCGCCACCCGTTGCAAAAGCACGTCCTACCACGTCCGCTCGGGCCTGGACCCTTTGGGAAGGTACCGCTTCCGGGTCAGAGCCTACAACTCGGCAGGGATCAGTGAACCAAGCCAGGAATCTGAGTGTGTCAAGATGGCCACTACAA GGGTATCgaggcagcatcagcagctcgcCTCCTACGACACAATAACCATCAACAGCAAACACAGGGTGACCGACCACTACAATGTGCATGAGAAGCTCGGCGT cgGGAAGTTTGGTGAAGTGTTCCGATTGTCTCATAAAGAGACGGGTCAGGTGTGCGCGGGGAAGTTCTACCGGGCACGGACTGCCAAAGATAGGGCAGCGGCTCGGAAGGAGATCGAACTCATGAACTGTCTCCATCACCCCAAACTGGTCCAGTGTTTGGCGGCCTACGACGCGCGCGCGGAGACGGTGATGGTTCTGGAGTA CATCGCAGGCGGGGAGCTCTTCGAGCGGCTCGTAGACGACAACTTTGAGCACACGGAGCTCACCAGCGCCCGTTACATGAGGCAGATCCTGCAAGGCATGGAGTACGTTCACAAGCAGAACATTGTACACTTGGACCTCAAACCGGAGAACATCGTGTGCGTAGACACGACTGGCACGCAGATCAAAATCATCGACTTTGGCCTGGCCAGCAAGCTGG AGGACAATAAGCCTTTGATGGTGATGCACGGCACACCCGAATTCGTGGCCCCTGAGGTAATCAGCTATGAGCCAGTTGGCCTGGAGACGGACATGTGGAGCATCGGAGTCATCTGCTTCATCCT ACTGAGCGGAGAATCTCCCTTCCAGGGGAACAGCGATACAGAGACATTGGCGCTTGTGACGGAGGCCTCCTACGAATTTGACGAGGAGAGTTTCGAGGACATATCGGAGCAAGCAAAAGACTTCATTCGATCCCTGCTGAAGAAAGACCGCAG ATGCCGCCTGTCGTGCACCGAAGCCCttgtccacccctggatgatcTCTTTCACCCCCTTGACTCGCTGCTCTACCAAGTCCCTCAACAAGGACAAGATGAGGCGCTTTCTTGCCAAGCGCAAGTGGAAG AAAACCGGCAAGGCTGTTTTGGCCCTGCAGCGGATGGCTAACCTCTCCAACAGGCCAGAGTCTCCTGGCAGCTCCTCAGAGG AGCCGGGCTGGAgccaggaggcagaggaggccaTAGAGTCGCTGGACAAGCAGCTGAGGAGTGAACCTCGGTTCAGGCAGGCCCTGAGGGACACCATCCATCCCACAGGAGCTACAGCTCGGCTCACGTGCATTGTCAACG GTTACCCCCAGCCGACGGTGCAGTGGCTTCAGAACGGGAACCCCGTGACTGAATCGAGCAGAACGAcaatggaggaagaggaagacgggCTCTGCGCTCTGGTTCTGGCTGATTTGAACCCTTCTGACTCTGGGATTTACACGTGCAAGGCTAGCAACAAGCAGGGAGAAGCAACATGCTCAGCTAAACTCAAAGTGGAGATGTGA
- the pus3 gene encoding tRNA pseudouridine(38/39) synthase produces MSKDLMQRVKELEAELEKLKSQLKEGSSDAALLSDLSPSPCESQCTPNDNVSTRRKKAGKRPLDFSAHPRRHVALRLAYLGWSYQGFAVQENTGHTVEARLFEALQKTCLIQDRQTSNYHRCGRTDKGVSAFSQVITIDLRSTQFCGGLGVRLPETVDAGAKTKAAVSELPYVKMLNRVLPQDIRILDWAPAEEGFSARFDCQSRTYRYYFPRGALNLELMADAAKRYEGKHDFRNLCKMDVGNGVLQFERTILSASIRPVNPIHASSTDQYDIFIFEVKGLAFLYHQVRCMMALLLLIGQELEAPEIINQLLDVQSNPRKPQYSMAVDYPLVLHDCHFEGLDWQQSNDEVNHVLSTLQHHWTQSAVRTHVLHGMIKGLENTGGASSDHCWLIEGTRQRTYRPLLERPRCESLQSRIDLFVKRGRLELEKGENGEEIVHKGKRSKHF; encoded by the exons ATGTCCAAGGATTTAATGCAGCGAGTGAAGGAAttggaggcagagctggagaaacTCAAGTCCCAGTTGAAGGAGGGCAGCAGTGATGCAGCACTACTATCCGATTTATCTCCCAGTCCTTGTGAAAGTCAATGCACACCAAACGATAACGTCAGTACAAGGcggaaaaaagcaggaaaacgtCCTTTAGATTTTTCCGCCCACCCTCGGCGCCATGTGGCTCTGCGGCTGGCTTATCTGGGATGGTCCTACCAGGGTTTTGCTGTCCAGGAGAACACAGGCCACACAGTGGAAGCCAGACTCTTTGAAGCCTTACAGAAGACATGTCTTATTCAGGATCGACAGACATCCAACTATCACCGGTGTGGTCGCACTGATAAAGGAGTCAGTGCTTTTTCTCAG GTCATTACTATAGATCTGCGCTCAACACAGTTTTGTGGCGGACTTGGAGTCAGACTCCCTGAAACGGTTGACGCTGGTGCAAAAACTAAAGCGGCTGTCTCTGAGCTTCCTTATGTGAAGATGCTGAACAGAGTCCTGCCACAAGACATCCGGATCTTGGACTGGGCACCTGCAGAAGAGGGCTTCAGCGCACGCTTTGATTGTCAGTCCCGCACGTACCGATACTACTTCCCCAGAGGAGCTCTAAATTTGGAATTGATGGCAGATGCTGCAAAAAG ATACGAGGGCAAGCATGACTTCAGAAACCTGTGCAAAATGGATGTGGGCAACGGAGTGTTGCAATTTGAAAGGACTATTTTATCAGCATCAATCAGGCCTGTGAACCCTATCCATGCTTCCAGCACAGACCAGTATGACATCTTCATATTTGAGGTCAAGGGATTGGCCTTCCTTTACCACCAG GTGCGATGCATGATGGCACTGCTACTCCTAATAGGACAGGAGCTAGAAGCACCAGAGATAATTAATCAGCTGCTGGATGTTCAGAGTAACCCCAGAAAGCCTCAGTACAG CATGGCAGTTGACTACCCACTGGTGCTGCATGACTGTCATTTCGAAGGTTTGGACTGGCAGCAGAGCAATGATGAAGTGAACCACGTGCTGTCTACGTTACAGCATCACTGGACCCAAAGTGCAGTCCGGACCCACGTCCTCCATGGAATGATCAAGGGTCTGGAGAACACAG GTGGAGCTTCATCTGACCACTGTTGGCTCATTGAAGGCACCAGGCAGAGAACCTACCGGCCGCTGCTGGAGCGTCCGCGCTGTGAGAGTCTCCAGTCCAGGATAGATCTTTTTGTCAAGAGAGGGCGGCTGGAGTTGGAAAAAGGGGAGAATGGAGAGGAAATAGTCCACAAGGGCAAAAGGTCCAAACATTTCTAA
- the dcakd gene encoding dephospho-CoA kinase domain-containing protein, whose amino-acid sequence MFLVGLTGGIASGKSSVSSMLKELGCPIIDADVVARKVVAPNTPAYTRIVHHFGSEILLENGEIDRQKLGQLIFASAEKRKLLNSITHPEIHRAMLKEVLFHFLKGYRYVVLDVPLLFETRRLTKFLNHTVVVYCDLATQLSRLMQRDGLTREQAEQRVAAQMPLSEKRSIANHVIENSGSPEDTHRQVLKLHTKLEDSMDFLPVRVVAVAAAAGLGGIFVFLAKTLLS is encoded by the exons ATGTTCCTGGTGGGACTGACAGGAGGTATCGCCTCAGGAAAAAGCTCGGTGTCCTCCATGCTGAAGGAGCTTGGGTGCCCCATCATTGATGCTGATGTCGTGGCCAGGAAAG TTGTGGCACCCAACACACCTGCCTATACCCGCATCGTGCACCATTTTGGCTCTGAGATCCTTCTTGAGAACGGGGAGATCGACCGGCAGAAGCTGGGTCAGCTCATCTTTGCCAGTGCAGAGAAGAGAAAGCTACTGAACTCCATCACCCACCCGGAGATCCACAGAGCAATGCTCAAGGAGGTCctgttccacttcctcaaag GGTACCGCTATGTGGTGTTAGATGTGCCCCTTCTCTTTGAAACCAGACGCCTCACTAAGTTTCTGAACCACACTGTAGTCGTTTACTG TGACCTTGCCACTCAGCTATCACGCCTGATGCAGAGAGACGGTCTGACCCGGGAGCAGGCCGAGCAGCGCGTGGCCGCGCAGATGCCGCTCAGTGAAAAGCGCAGCATAGCCAATCACGTGATCGAGAACTCTGGCAGCCCAGAGGACACCCACCGGCAGGTCCTGAAGTTGCACACAAAGCTGGAGGACTCCATGGATTTCCTCCCAGTGAGGGTGGTGGCCGTTGCGGCGGCTGCTGGTCTGGGTgggatatttgtgtttttagccAAGACACTTCTCTCCTAA
- the LOC130534859 gene encoding C1q-related factor-like: MLVLVLVILIPVLVSSVSTGSAADSGSHFEMLGTCRMVCDPFPSSGPVGPGTDAAISSPQVDEDADVSDHSIGPPLPTYSDYGPQGRPGRPGKPGPPGPPGEPGPPGPKGPPGASVDVVRTGILGLGGKGTVSTTTYNTSPRVAFYAGLRNPQEGYDILRFDDVVTNIGGNYEGATGKFTCKIPGTYFFIYNVLMRGGDGTSMWADLIKNGLVRASAIAQDQDQSYDYASNSVILHLDAGDEVFIKLDGGKAHGGNSNKYSTFSGFILYAD; this comes from the exons atgctggtcctggtcctggttatTCTCATCCCTGTGCTGGTGAGTTCGGTCAGCACAGGTAGTGCAGCGGACAGCGGGAGTCACTTCGAGATGCTGGGCACCTGCCGGATGGTTTGTGACCCCTTCCCCAGCTCAGGCCCGGTAGGTCCAGGAACCGACGCAGCAATCTCAAGCCCACAGGTGGACGAAGACGCAGATGTGAGCGATCACAGTATCGGCCCACCCCTGCCAACTTACAGTGATTACGGCCCGCAAGGAAGGCCAGGACGTCCGGGCAAGCCCGGACCCCCGGGGCCACCTGGAGAGCCTGGCCCACCAGGACCAAAGGGACCACCCGGAGCAAGTGTAGATGTTGTACGGACTGGGATTCTGGGTTTAGGAGGCAAAGGGACAGTCAGCACAACCACGTACAACACCTCACCCCGGGTGGCTTTTTACGCGGGACTACGAAACCCTCAAGAAGGTTACGATATTTTACGCTTCGACGATGTGGTGACAAATATCGGCGGCAACTACGAGGGCGCGACTGGAAAGTTCACCTGTAAGATTCCAGGCACCTACTTTTTCATCTACAACGTGCTGATGAGGGGAGGAGACGGCACCAGTATGTGGGCTGACCTGATCAAGAACGGTCTG GTCAGGGCCAGCGCCATcgcccaggaccaggaccagagtTATGACTACGCCAGCAACAGCGTCATCCTTCATTTGGATGCAGGCGACGAGGTTTTCATTAAGCTGGATGGGGGCAAAGCTCACGGGGGCAACAGCAACAAATACAGCACCTTTTCAGGGTTCATCCTCTACGCTGACTGA